Proteins from one Candidatus Dormiibacterota bacterium genomic window:
- a CDS encoding dihydrofolate reductase family protein, whose product MSSVTCQISISLDGFVAGPNQGLENPIGEGGLRLHRWVFETASWREQQGEAGGADSVDSDVVRDLFTNVGAYIMGRKMFGGGEGPWDETWTGWWGDDPPYHVPVFVLTHHPRPPLPMQGGTTFAFVTDGTQSALEQARAVAGDKDIVIAGGAHTVQQFLRAGLLDELSLHIVPVILGAGERLLENVGDPTLEPVDVIASPAVTHVRYRIVR is encoded by the coding sequence ATGAGTTCGGTCACGTGCCAGATCTCGATCTCGCTCGACGGCTTCGTCGCCGGGCCGAACCAGGGGCTGGAGAACCCGATCGGCGAGGGTGGGCTGCGCCTGCACCGGTGGGTATTCGAAACCGCCAGCTGGCGGGAGCAGCAGGGGGAGGCCGGCGGCGCGGATAGCGTCGATTCGGACGTGGTCCGCGATCTCTTCACGAATGTCGGCGCCTACATCATGGGCCGCAAGATGTTCGGCGGCGGCGAGGGGCCATGGGATGAGACGTGGACCGGCTGGTGGGGCGACGATCCCCCCTACCATGTGCCGGTTTTCGTCCTGACGCACCATCCGCGTCCGCCGTTACCGATGCAGGGCGGCACCACCTTCGCGTTCGTGACCGACGGGACCCAATCGGCGCTCGAACAGGCCCGGGCGGTTGCCGGCGACAAGGACATCGTCATCGCCGGTGGCGCGCACACGGTGCAGCAATTCCTGCGAGCTGGTTTGCTCGACGAGCTCTCTCTGCACATCGTGCCGGTCATCCTCGGTGCTGGTGAGCGCCTGCTGGAGAACGTCGGGGATCCCACCCTCGAACCCGTGGACGTCATCGCCTCACCGGCGGTCACGCACGTGAGGTACCGCATTGTTCGCTAA
- the greA gene encoding transcription elongation factor GreA encodes MTAFGFEALKAELAELRGRRPAMVEEVAAARSQGDLSENFAYHDARQNLGMLDGRIQTIEATLTRAQVVEESAAKGVARIGSTVVVRDEFGESTYQIVGPSEGNMARGLMSIASPLGSALIDHRAGDTVTFQTPGGERQATVVSVT; translated from the coding sequence ATGACCGCGTTCGGCTTCGAGGCCCTCAAGGCCGAGCTGGCTGAGCTGCGCGGGCGCCGTCCCGCAATGGTCGAGGAAGTCGCAGCGGCCCGCTCGCAGGGGGATCTGAGCGAGAACTTCGCCTATCACGACGCCCGGCAGAACCTGGGGATGCTCGACGGTCGCATCCAGACGATCGAAGCCACCCTCACGCGGGCGCAGGTCGTCGAGGAGAGCGCCGCGAAGGGTGTCGCCCGGATCGGCTCGACGGTCGTGGTCCGTGACGAGTTCGGCGAATCCACCTATCAGATCGTCGGTCCGAGCGAGGGCAACATGGCGCGCGGGCTGATGTCGATCGCATCACCGCTGGGCAGCGCCCTGATCGACCACCGGGCTGGCGACACCGTCACATTCCAGACCCCTGGAGGGGAGCGGCAGGCAACGGTCGTCAGCGTCACCTAA
- a CDS encoding class I SAM-dependent methyltransferase — MADRHQWNSAYEGSPPWDIGRPQPEFVRLAQAGKLMGRTLDVGCGTGEHVMLAAQHGADAMGVDIAELAIERARAKAKARGIRATLKVADALHLEQLGLLFDVVTDSGVFHVFDDEQRPIFVQSLRSALRPGGMYYMMCFSDRQPGDWGPRRVSNAELRSAFAVGWSIDSIEPALFDVTIDSDGAQAWLAEIRREPE, encoded by the coding sequence GTGGCCGACCGACACCAGTGGAATAGTGCCTACGAAGGATCGCCGCCCTGGGACATCGGCCGACCCCAGCCCGAGTTCGTGCGGCTTGCGCAGGCCGGCAAGCTGATGGGGCGGACCCTCGACGTAGGCTGTGGAACCGGAGAACACGTAATGCTTGCGGCGCAGCATGGTGCTGACGCCATGGGAGTCGACATCGCCGAACTTGCGATCGAGCGTGCTCGAGCCAAGGCGAAAGCGCGCGGCATCAGGGCGACCTTGAAGGTCGCGGACGCGCTCCACCTCGAGCAACTCGGGCTGCTTTTCGACGTGGTTACCGACAGTGGGGTCTTCCACGTCTTCGACGACGAACAACGCCCGATCTTTGTCCAGAGCCTCCGTTCTGCCCTTCGGCCGGGTGGCATGTACTACATGATGTGTTTCAGCGATCGCCAGCCCGGCGACTGGGGCCCCCGCCGGGTTTCCAATGCGGAGCTGAGGAGCGCCTTCGCGGTTGGCTGGTCGATCGACTCGATCGAACCGGCGTTGTTCGACGTCACGATCGACTCCGACGGGGCTCAGGCGTGGTTGGCAGAGATACGACGCGAGCCTGAGTGA
- a CDS encoding cyclase family protein encodes MSRFIDVSHPVVEGMETYRPLPTPRVEVLNDYDASRYDGKAEFLIASFHLCGNTGTYVDSPRHRFREGADLAALPLDRLADLPVVVADATGAGRAIGPDVLPDGDLRGKAILVRTDFSRNWGTDSYFSGSPYLTAAACRRLVDARPALVGIDALNIDDISDMSRPAHTLLLGAGIPICEHMTNLGSLTSGAGRLHAVPIAWVGGGTFPVRAYIVAT; translated from the coding sequence GTGAGCCGATTCATCGATGTGAGCCATCCGGTGGTGGAGGGCATGGAAACGTACAGGCCGTTGCCCACGCCGCGCGTCGAGGTGCTGAACGACTATGACGCATCGCGGTACGACGGCAAGGCGGAGTTCCTGATCGCCTCGTTTCACTTATGCGGCAACACGGGGACATACGTCGACTCGCCGCGCCATCGGTTCCGGGAAGGTGCGGACCTTGCTGCACTTCCCCTCGACCGCCTCGCCGACCTTCCCGTCGTCGTCGCCGACGCCACGGGCGCCGGTCGCGCGATCGGCCCTGACGTCCTGCCAGACGGCGACCTGCGCGGCAAGGCCATTCTTGTGCGCACCGACTTCTCGCGCAACTGGGGCACCGACAGCTACTTCAGTGGCAGTCCGTATCTGACAGCCGCCGCATGCAGGAGGCTCGTTGACGCTCGGCCGGCCCTGGTCGGGATCGACGCATTGAACATCGATGACATCTCCGACATGTCGCGACCAGCCCATACGCTCTTGCTCGGAGCCGGCATCCCAATCTGTGAGCACATGACGAACCTCGGGTCGCTGACGTCAGGTGCGGGACGTCTGCACGCCGTCCCAATCGCCTGGGTCGGCGGCGGGACGTTCCCGGTGCGGGCATACATCGTCGCGACATGA
- a CDS encoding class I SAM-dependent methyltransferase — MPEMSALARSFCTSPPYRAFARWVLLPWALQGFSPSGEALEIGSGSGAMAAQLLRKFPALRLVATDYDPEMVAVAQRSLARFGPRATAQRVDATALPFADGRFDVVLSFAMLHHVGDWAGATAEAIRVIRPGGYFVGYDLLHGAPLHHGHHDGPRSTGMMGPGQLEALLGRLAVTDVRTRRSAGGFALRFFAKRR; from the coding sequence ATGCCTGAGATGTCGGCGCTTGCCAGGAGCTTTTGCACGAGCCCGCCATACCGGGCGTTCGCCCGTTGGGTCCTGCTTCCTTGGGCCCTACAGGGTTTCTCGCCAAGCGGTGAAGCCCTTGAGATCGGCAGCGGTAGCGGAGCCATGGCGGCGCAACTGCTCCGTAAGTTTCCCGCGCTCCGACTGGTCGCCACGGACTACGACCCCGAAATGGTCGCCGTTGCGCAGCGGAGCCTCGCGCGTTTCGGGCCGCGAGCGACGGCGCAACGGGTCGACGCCACGGCCCTCCCGTTCGCCGATGGCCGCTTCGACGTCGTGCTCTCCTTTGCGATGCTCCACCATGTCGGTGACTGGGCCGGGGCGACGGCCGAAGCCATCCGCGTTATCCGCCCGGGCGGCTATTTCGTCGGCTATGACTTGCTCCACGGCGCACCGTTGCACCATGGGCACCATGACGGGCCGCGCAGCACCGGAATGATGGGCCCCGGACAGCTGGAGGCATTGCTCGGGCGTCTGGCCGTCACCGATGTGCGGACGCGACGCTCTGCCGGTGGCTTTGCGCTGCGGTTCTTCGCTAAACGCAGATGA
- a CDS encoding DinB family protein, whose amino-acid sequence MMADVFRHFYDYHFSENRNIWDAYVTSLSDEQFTQDVGYSHGSVRNQILHLMSVDDAWFSGLRGVEIPDSLDPATLVDRKSIRRHWDAVEQRMREYLAELRDDTLFEKPFAEGEDKDLVAWQVLLQVANHGTDHRAQLLRLLNDLGVKTVSQDYIFYVYDHPTLDLAQKGREK is encoded by the coding sequence ATGATGGCCGATGTCTTCCGCCATTTCTACGACTATCACTTCAGTGAGAACCGGAACATCTGGGATGCGTATGTCACGTCGCTCTCCGATGAGCAGTTCACGCAGGACGTGGGCTACTCGCACGGATCCGTCCGAAACCAGATCCTGCATCTCATGAGCGTTGATGACGCCTGGTTCAGCGGATTGCGAGGCGTCGAGATCCCAGACTCGCTCGACCCGGCCACCCTTGTGGATCGGAAGAGCATTCGTCGTCACTGGGACGCCGTCGAGCAACGGATGCGCGAGTATCTTGCGGAGCTACGCGACGACACGCTCTTCGAGAAGCCGTTCGCAGAGGGGGAGGACAAGGATCTCGTCGCCTGGCAGGTGCTGCTCCAGGTCGCCAATCACGGCACCGATCATCGAGCACAACTGCTCAGGCTGCTGAACGATCTGGGCGTCAAGACCGTTTCTCAGGACTACATCTTCTACGTCTACGACCACCCTACCCTGGATCTCGCCCAGAAGGGGCGTGAAAAATAG
- a CDS encoding amidase family protein — translation MKAKTPAPTITTDSVFSSTTELAGAIRAGRVSATEVLSGHLAQIATHNPALNAVITLDAEHAAERAREADEALARGENWGPLHGVPFTLKDAHATAGLRTTTGFPPLANYVPQEDGAVAARLKAAGGLLIGKTNVPVMLADFQTINPIFGRTNNPWDIARTPGGSSGGAAAALASGMTPFEVGTDLSASIRLPAHFCGVFGLKTTERRVPLTGLIPGLPGPRPLRIMSTIGPMARTVDDLALLYSIIAGPDGLDTDVPPVPVGPAAAIELGDLRIAVAPTFAAIPVAAEIRAAIAQVASTLAPLCRVVEEAPLPSLDFNQELAGGGALVGMMIGAVQPGGQEPPATLAQYVEALDRRDQSIIAWEQFFDRWDVLLCPASMTTAFPHCDPGSPLQVDGQEVSYWTVSAHGALFNYTGHPAVVLPYTLDHAGLPIGIQLVGKRWGESRLLAVADALSTITGGFRRPPGY, via the coding sequence ATGAAAGCCAAGACACCAGCACCAACGATCACGACCGATAGCGTTTTCTCCAGTACTACCGAGCTGGCCGGAGCAATTCGGGCAGGTCGGGTTTCGGCCACGGAAGTCCTGAGTGGGCATCTAGCCCAGATCGCAACACACAATCCCGCGTTGAACGCCGTCATTACGCTCGACGCCGAGCACGCGGCTGAACGCGCGCGGGAAGCGGATGAGGCCCTGGCTCGCGGGGAGAACTGGGGACCGCTCCACGGCGTGCCCTTCACGCTGAAGGACGCTCATGCGACCGCGGGCCTGCGGACGACCACCGGGTTCCCGCCGCTCGCCAACTACGTACCTCAAGAGGATGGGGCGGTTGCCGCCCGTCTCAAGGCTGCGGGCGGCCTTCTCATCGGCAAGACGAACGTGCCGGTGATGCTGGCCGATTTTCAAACCATCAATCCGATTTTCGGCCGCACCAACAACCCATGGGATATCGCGCGCACTCCGGGCGGTTCCAGCGGTGGGGCGGCGGCTGCCCTGGCATCTGGAATGACGCCATTTGAGGTCGGCACCGACCTTTCCGCATCGATTCGACTTCCTGCTCACTTCTGCGGCGTATTCGGCCTGAAGACAACCGAGCGGCGCGTCCCCCTCACCGGGCTGATTCCCGGCCTTCCAGGGCCCAGACCGCTCCGAATAATGTCGACCATCGGACCGATGGCGCGCACCGTCGACGACCTGGCGCTGCTGTACTCGATCATCGCTGGGCCGGATGGCCTCGATACCGACGTACCCCCGGTGCCGGTCGGCCCCGCGGCCGCGATCGAGCTGGGAGACCTTCGGATCGCCGTTGCCCCAACGTTTGCGGCCATCCCGGTCGCGGCAGAAATCCGCGCGGCGATCGCACAGGTGGCCAGCACGCTTGCTCCACTATGTCGGGTGGTTGAGGAAGCCCCACTGCCATCGCTCGACTTCAACCAGGAGCTCGCCGGCGGCGGGGCGCTGGTTGGAATGATGATCGGCGCCGTCCAGCCGGGAGGGCAGGAACCACCGGCGACGCTCGCCCAGTACGTGGAAGCGCTGGACCGGCGCGACCAGTCCATCATCGCCTGGGAGCAATTCTTCGACCGGTGGGACGTGCTCCTCTGCCCAGCTTCCATGACGACGGCGTTCCCGCACTGCGATCCTGGATCACCCCTGCAGGTCGACGGCCAGGAGGTCTCGTATTGGACCGTCAGTGCACATGGCGCCCTGTTCAATTACACCGGCCACCCGGCCGTGGTGCTGCCGTACACGCTGGACCACGCCGGTCTGCCGATTGGGATTCAGCTGGTAGGAAAACGGTGGGGTGAATCGCGCCTGCTGGCGGTAGCCGACGCGCTCTCCACGATCACCGGCGGCTTCCGACGACCGCCGGGCTACTAG
- a CDS encoding AI-2E family transporter, whose amino-acid sequence MADDQRVLTRAWRHLERPVRILVYLLIALTAVMLYHQSEYLIVHLFNVVLLFIFAGIIALLLTPVIDRMEMLAIFKSRRLVAVLVLYIVIIGLIAGVIALVTPALIGQAKQLPALESRAIAFIRYLQDAIDSAGIPLKLSLPSGAAAISSAVLGSVLGILSGTLGTLINILLVLVISIYLLVEGRQLIASMRKLFVGHEAVYDFTLLAVGTTFGQYARGQLLMSLVMGTYTGVAMTVVGVPYAVVLGILTFFLEFLPLIGAPVGMGLAVLIALVFKGPVVGLLALVAAVGGHAIEAYILGPRVMGSATRIHPLVAMAALLIGAELGGILGALFGVPVAGLLNVLLGAFYRAQRGEDTPLSASPSGEVHAEALPRLSEEISESAGEGPIENEPVPHTAGEK is encoded by the coding sequence ATGGCGGATGACCAACGGGTCTTGACCAGGGCCTGGCGCCACCTCGAGCGCCCGGTCCGGATCCTCGTTTATCTCCTGATCGCGCTCACGGCGGTGATGCTCTATCACCAGAGCGAGTACCTCATCGTCCACCTCTTCAACGTTGTCCTGCTGTTCATCTTCGCCGGGATCATCGCCTTGTTGCTCACGCCGGTGATCGACCGGATGGAGATGCTAGCCATCTTCAAAAGTCGGCGGCTCGTCGCCGTGCTGGTGCTCTACATCGTCATCATCGGTTTGATCGCCGGAGTGATCGCGCTCGTGACACCGGCGCTGATCGGCCAGGCCAAGCAATTACCGGCGCTGGAATCGCGAGCCATCGCCTTCATCCGCTACCTGCAGGACGCGATCGATAGCGCGGGCATTCCGCTCAAGCTGAGTCTTCCGAGCGGGGCTGCCGCGATCAGCAGCGCCGTCCTCGGATCGGTCCTCGGGATCCTGAGCGGGACGCTGGGAACGCTGATCAACATCCTCCTGGTGCTCGTCATCTCAATCTACCTCCTGGTGGAAGGCCGCCAGCTGATCGCCAGTATGCGCAAGCTCTTTGTCGGGCACGAAGCGGTCTACGACTTCACGCTCCTGGCGGTTGGCACCACGTTCGGCCAGTACGCGCGGGGCCAGTTGCTCATGTCGCTTGTCATGGGCACGTACACCGGCGTGGCGATGACGGTGGTCGGAGTCCCCTACGCTGTGGTTCTCGGGATCCTGACCTTCTTCCTCGAGTTCCTCCCGCTGATCGGCGCGCCCGTCGGAATGGGACTGGCGGTGCTCATTGCGCTCGTCTTCAAGGGACCGGTGGTTGGGCTTCTGGCCCTGGTTGCGGCGGTCGGCGGCCACGCGATCGAGGCGTACATCCTTGGACCCCGCGTGATGGGTTCCGCCACCCGAATTCATCCACTGGTCGCCATGGCGGCTCTCTTGATCGGGGCCGAGCTTGGGGGCATTCTCGGCGCACTTTTCGGGGTCCCGGTCGCGGGGCTGCTCAACGTCCTCCTCGGTGCCTTCTACCGGGCGCAACGCGGGGAAGATACGCCACTATCCGCGAGCCCGTCCGGGGAGGTCCACGCGGAGGCTCTCCCGCGCCTGTCCGAGGAGATCAGCGAATCGGCCGGGGAAGGCCCGATTGAGAACGAGCCGGTGCCTCACACCGCAGGGGAAAAGTAG
- a CDS encoding DUF5946 family protein, producing the protein MLSVCPGCGLQRPSIGLDLDRKANASGDCRAVMNEMTYYTLAHGDPKFIHQHLVDAYGAQHVRQSNPTIGAAFALAGLYLAVELGFTGRQVQKAHMRMARRSKQWPRFVPPEHVGPLTVADVVAVEPGPRRDERLMEWCASVWSAWSPEHVRVRQMVAATDDFGAGRRS; encoded by the coding sequence GTGCTAAGCGTCTGCCCGGGATGCGGCCTACAGCGCCCCAGCATTGGCCTGGATCTAGATCGAAAGGCCAATGCCTCCGGGGATTGTCGCGCCGTGATGAATGAGATGACGTACTACACACTCGCCCACGGCGATCCCAAATTCATCCACCAGCACCTGGTCGACGCCTACGGGGCCCAGCACGTACGCCAATCGAACCCAACCATCGGGGCGGCGTTCGCGCTCGCCGGCCTCTACCTCGCCGTTGAATTGGGGTTCACCGGCCGCCAGGTCCAGAAAGCTCATATGCGGATGGCCCGGAGATCGAAGCAGTGGCCCCGCTTCGTCCCGCCCGAGCATGTCGGGCCGCTGACGGTGGCGGACGTGGTGGCGGTTGAGCCTGGGCCGCGTCGAGACGAGAGACTGATGGAGTGGTGCGCCAGCGTCTGGAGCGCCTGGTCACCGGAGCATGTCCGCGTGAGACAGATGGTTGCGGCGACCGATGATTTTGGCGCCGGGAGGAGGTCGTAA
- a CDS encoding DUF488 domain-containing protein, translating to MGVYQSGLDDFLDKLTRHRVAMVVDVRQRRGVRGREFAWANSLRLQAALEQDGIEYRHLPDLAPTTELRQLQYREDDRLKVGKRSRVELAEDYRRRYLREVLDQVDLRAFLESLPDDATSALLCVERDARACHRSLIAGRLQAEYGVAVVNL from the coding sequence GTGGGCGTGTATCAATCGGGCCTCGACGACTTCCTCGATAAGCTCACGCGTCATCGGGTTGCGATGGTGGTCGATGTCCGGCAGCGGCGGGGCGTCCGCGGCCGCGAGTTTGCCTGGGCCAACTCGCTCCGGCTGCAGGCGGCGCTCGAGCAGGACGGGATCGAGTACCGGCATCTACCCGACCTGGCGCCCACCACGGAGTTGCGCCAGCTTCAATACCGAGAAGACGACCGTCTCAAGGTTGGCAAACGCTCGCGCGTTGAGCTGGCGGAGGACTACCGGCGCCGCTACCTCCGCGAGGTGCTCGACCAGGTCGACCTGCGAGCGTTCCTCGAATCGCTACCTGACGATGCGACGTCCGCGCTGCTGTGCGTCGAGCGCGACGCCAGGGCCTGTCACCGTTCGCTGATTGCGGGTCGTCTCCAGGCTGAGTACGGCGTGGCTGTTGTCAATCTCTGA
- a CDS encoding lipopolysaccharide assembly protein LapA domain-containing protein, giving the protein MSADDPPPPTAQPDRDPYPGEQNTRLSGAWTAVVIGLLALVLILVFILQNLQSVEISFLVFHGHLPLAVALLFAVILGATIVLAFGGARIMQLRMVARASRRRGVSSSPPAD; this is encoded by the coding sequence TTGAGCGCGGACGATCCGCCGCCGCCAACCGCGCAGCCTGACCGGGATCCCTATCCGGGCGAGCAAAACACCCGCCTCAGCGGAGCCTGGACCGCGGTCGTCATTGGATTGCTGGCGCTGGTGCTAATCCTCGTCTTCATCCTTCAAAACCTACAGAGCGTCGAGATCTCGTTCCTGGTCTTCCACGGTCATCTGCCACTAGCTGTTGCGCTGCTATTCGCCGTGATCCTCGGCGCGACCATCGTCCTGGCCTTCGGCGGAGCTCGCATCATGCAGTTGCGCATGGTTGCAAGGGCTTCCCGTCGCCGAGGCGTCAGCTCGAGCCCGCCTGCCGACTGA
- a CDS encoding EthD domain-containing protein, producing the protein MYCITRRPGMTLEEFSRYWREVHGPIGRRIPGLRRLVQSHRVPDPADTAFPDFDGMAELWFDDMAALEAARRSPEWQASSADEANFIDGTRTASFVAEERAIPC; encoded by the coding sequence GTGTACTGCATCACCCGGCGACCCGGAATGACGCTCGAGGAGTTCTCACGATATTGGCGCGAGGTGCACGGTCCAATCGGCCGGCGCATTCCTGGGCTGCGGCGGCTCGTCCAGAGCCATCGGGTTCCGGATCCGGCGGACACGGCCTTCCCCGATTTCGACGGCATGGCCGAGCTCTGGTTCGATGATATGGCCGCACTAGAGGCCGCCCGGCGCTCGCCCGAGTGGCAGGCCTCGAGCGCAGACGAGGCGAATTTCATCGATGGAACTCGGACCGCGAGCTTCGTCGCCGAGGAGCGGGCGATCCCGTGTTAG
- a CDS encoding helix-turn-helix domain-containing protein yields the protein MNRKVGAQALECDERLTQAFTLLGKRWSGVILGLLLQSPARFAVLARTIPGISERMLSDRLNELARAGLIDRTVLDGPPLGVLYELTESGRAIGPGLLRLGDWAERYMTPAKPRRHRPSGVGAATRTRKTPESHPVR from the coding sequence GTGAATCGCAAGGTGGGCGCCCAGGCGCTCGAGTGTGATGAGCGCCTGACGCAAGCCTTCACTCTGCTGGGCAAGCGCTGGTCGGGCGTCATCCTCGGCCTGTTGCTCCAGAGTCCGGCCCGGTTTGCCGTGCTGGCGCGGACGATACCCGGGATCAGCGAACGCATGCTGTCCGACCGTCTCAACGAGCTGGCCAGGGCCGGCTTGATCGACAGGACCGTGCTCGATGGGCCGCCGCTTGGCGTCCTCTATGAGCTGACTGAGAGTGGGCGGGCGATTGGCCCCGGCCTCCTCAGGCTGGGCGACTGGGCCGAACGGTACATGACTCCGGCAAAGCCGCGACGCCATCGGCCATCCGGCGTCGGCGCCGCGACGCGGACGCGCAAAACCCCGGAATCCCACCCAGTGAGGTAG
- a CDS encoding YceI family protein — protein sequence MGTWTFDPLHTQVEFSAKHLGMMTVRGNFTEVAAIGDVHPDHPERSKIDVTIRTASIRTHNEQRDNDLRQSYFLEVEKYPTITFKSTKIEPKGPDRGTMTGDLTIKGVTHPVTLNVVKYGEFNDPGMGHRIGYAAETKINRKDFGMSFDMMLDGKFVVSHDIQINIEGELVEVEDKVAAGTKN from the coding sequence ATGGGAACCTGGACCTTTGATCCACTGCACACGCAAGTCGAGTTCTCGGCAAAACACCTGGGAATGATGACCGTTCGAGGTAACTTCACCGAAGTGGCGGCGATCGGTGACGTCCACCCCGACCACCCGGAGCGTTCGAAAATCGACGTCACCATCCGGACGGCGAGCATCCGCACCCACAACGAGCAGCGGGACAACGACCTACGCCAGTCCTACTTCCTGGAGGTCGAAAAGTACCCCACGATCACGTTCAAGAGCACCAAGATCGAGCCGAAAGGGCCGGACCGGGGCACGATGACCGGCGATCTCACCATCAAGGGCGTGACCCATCCCGTGACCCTCAATGTGGTCAAGTACGGCGAATTCAACGATCCGGGGATGGGCCACCGGATTGGCTACGCGGCAGAGACCAAGATCAATCGGAAGGACTTCGGGATGAGCTTCGACATGATGCTGGACGGGAAATTCGTGGTCAGCCACGATATCCAGATCAACATCGAGGGCGAGCTCGTCGAGGTCGAGGACAAGGTGGCGGCCGGCACCAAGAACTGA
- a CDS encoding sigma-70 family RNA polymerase sigma factor: protein MEVPSRTIAPIELESQLEAYRSELTGYCYRMLGSPFEAEDAVQETLLRAWRGFERFEGRAAVRSWIYRIATNVCLDMLDGRNRRARPMDLGPAQAPVVENAHWLPEVAWLEPIPDSVFAEAGDPADLAVTRESIRLAFVAALQHLPARQRAVLILCEVLRWKAKEVAELLDTSVASVNSALQRARETLEASGVSSNDPIPEMDEARKQLLARYVQAFERYDLSALTALIQEDAKQSMPPYDLWLQGRENILTWWFGPGIGCRGSRLLPTTGANGSVAFGQYKPSESGLGRDPWALLVVETAKDRIVEFTFFLDTAKLFPLFGLPDHID, encoded by the coding sequence GTGGAGGTTCCGTCTCGTACCATCGCGCCGATCGAGTTGGAGAGCCAGCTCGAGGCGTACCGTTCCGAGCTGACCGGTTACTGCTACCGGATGCTCGGCTCGCCGTTCGAGGCGGAGGATGCGGTGCAAGAGACGTTACTGCGTGCCTGGCGAGGCTTCGAGCGCTTCGAGGGGCGGGCGGCCGTGCGGTCATGGATCTACCGGATTGCCACCAATGTCTGCCTCGACATGCTGGACGGGCGCAACCGCCGAGCCCGTCCGATGGACCTCGGCCCGGCCCAGGCCCCGGTTGTGGAGAACGCCCACTGGCTCCCCGAGGTTGCCTGGCTCGAGCCCATCCCGGACAGCGTCTTCGCCGAGGCTGGTGATCCGGCCGACCTCGCGGTCACGCGGGAGTCGATCCGTCTCGCCTTCGTGGCGGCGCTCCAGCATCTCCCTGCCCGACAGCGGGCCGTGCTGATCCTGTGTGAGGTCCTCCGCTGGAAAGCCAAGGAGGTGGCCGAGCTCCTCGACACCAGTGTGGCATCCGTCAACAGCGCTCTGCAACGCGCGCGCGAGACGCTGGAGGCAAGCGGCGTCAGCTCGAACGATCCCATCCCGGAAATGGACGAGGCTCGGAAGCAGCTCCTCGCGCGTTACGTCCAGGCCTTCGAGCGTTACGACCTGAGCGCGCTCACGGCACTGATCCAGGAGGACGCCAAGCAGTCGATGCCGCCGTACGACCTCTGGCTGCAGGGCCGAGAGAACATCCTTACATGGTGGTTCGGGCCGGGCATCGGCTGTCGCGGCTCGCGGCTCCTACCCACGACCGGGGCGAACGGCTCGGTGGCCTTCGGACAGTACAAGCCGAGCGAATCCGGACTTGGCCGCGATCCCTGGGCTCTCCTGGTGGTCGAGACGGCGAAGGACCGCATCGTCGAGTTCACCTTCTTCCTCGATACCGCGAAGCTGTTTCCCCTGTTCGGCCTGCCCGATCACATCGACTGA
- a CDS encoding STAS domain-containing protein has product MPAPQPSAITVVFCDVQGFAADAVTVGALARLQLAARRHQCQVRLRGASNELRELVAFMGLRDTLPCCRDQSM; this is encoded by the coding sequence ATGCCAGCGCCACAACCCAGCGCGATCACCGTCGTCTTCTGCGACGTCCAGGGGTTCGCCGCCGACGCGGTGACGGTGGGCGCGCTTGCACGGCTGCAGCTGGCTGCCCGCCGCCATCAGTGCCAGGTCAGGCTGAGGGGCGCATCGAACGAGCTCCGTGAGCTCGTGGCCTTCATGGGGTTGCGCGACACCCTGCCCTGCTGCCGCGATCAGTCGATGTGA